A genome region from Micromonospora inyonensis includes the following:
- a CDS encoding HAD family hydrolase, whose amino-acid sequence MARSRKVTVSTDAHGHTAGWAPTELEPPGRPEPDPTAAAFFDVDNTMMQGASIYWFARGLAARKYFTAGDLARFAWRQLRFRLLATEHAGDMTHAKEAALAFVEGWRVDDVERLTEEIFDELMAPRIWAGTRKLALRHLDEGMRVWLVSAAPVEIGRVIATRLGLTGAIGTVAEIVDGAYTGRLVGDLMHGAAKAEAVTQLAAVEGLILSRCVAYSDSANDLPMLSAVGRAVAVNPDGMLLRTARERGWEIRDFRTGRRAARIAVPSTAAAGLLAGAVSAGVALHRRRHLR is encoded by the coding sequence GTGGCCCGGAGCCGAAAGGTGACCGTCAGTACGGACGCCCACGGGCACACCGCGGGTTGGGCTCCCACCGAGTTGGAGCCACCCGGTCGCCCCGAACCCGACCCGACCGCCGCGGCCTTCTTCGACGTCGACAACACGATGATGCAGGGCGCCTCGATCTACTGGTTCGCCCGGGGGCTCGCCGCCCGGAAGTACTTCACCGCCGGCGACCTGGCCCGGTTCGCCTGGCGGCAGCTCCGGTTCCGACTGCTCGCGACCGAGCACGCCGGGGACATGACGCACGCCAAGGAGGCCGCCCTCGCGTTCGTCGAGGGCTGGCGGGTGGACGACGTCGAACGGCTCACCGAGGAGATCTTCGACGAGCTGATGGCCCCACGGATCTGGGCCGGCACCCGCAAGCTGGCCCTGCGCCACCTCGACGAGGGAATGCGGGTCTGGCTGGTCAGTGCCGCGCCGGTGGAGATCGGCCGGGTGATCGCCACCCGGCTCGGCCTGACCGGGGCGATCGGCACGGTCGCCGAGATCGTCGACGGCGCGTACACCGGGCGGCTGGTCGGCGACCTGATGCACGGCGCAGCCAAGGCCGAGGCGGTCACCCAGCTCGCAGCCGTGGAGGGGCTGATCCTGTCGCGCTGTGTCGCCTACAGCGACTCCGCCAACGACCTGCCGATGCTCTCGGCGGTCGGACGGGCGGTCGCGGTCAACCCGGACGGGATGCTGCTGCGTACTGCCCGGGAGCGGGGCTGGGAGATCCGGGACTTCCGTACCGGCCGCCGGGCGGCCCGGATCGCCGTACCGTCGACGGCCGCCGCCGGGCTGCTGGCCGGGGCGGTCAGCGCCGGGGTGGCTCTGCACCGTCGGCGGCACCTCCGTTGA
- a CDS encoding lysophospholipid acyltransferase family protein, protein MPGRPLDQWDRRVAQGLAFLRRRLSGDYEIDEFGFDPDLTEAVFHPLLRVLYRDWFRTEVTGLEHVPVDGAGLVVGNHSGTVALDALILSAALHDQHPERRFLRLLGADLVFRMPVVSEVARKSGGTVACNPDAERLLRNGELVGVFPEGFKGIGKLYSDRYKLQRFGRGGFVSAALRTGTPIVPVAIVGAEETYPMLADLKPLARLLKLPYFPVTPTFPWLGPLGLVPLPSKWMIQFCPPIPTAHLTDSADDPLVVFNLADQVRETIQQTLHQLLERRPDPFGP, encoded by the coding sequence GTGCCGGGCCGCCCGCTCGACCAGTGGGACCGCCGGGTCGCCCAGGGCCTGGCCTTCCTGCGTCGCCGGCTCTCCGGCGACTACGAGATCGACGAGTTCGGCTTCGACCCGGATCTCACCGAGGCGGTCTTCCACCCGCTGCTGCGGGTGCTCTACCGGGACTGGTTCCGCACCGAGGTCACCGGGCTGGAGCACGTACCCGTCGACGGGGCCGGGCTGGTGGTCGGCAACCACTCCGGCACCGTCGCGTTGGACGCGTTGATCCTCTCCGCGGCCCTGCACGACCAGCACCCCGAGCGCCGGTTCCTCCGGCTGCTCGGCGCGGACCTGGTCTTCCGGATGCCGGTCGTCTCCGAGGTGGCCCGCAAGTCCGGCGGTACGGTCGCCTGTAACCCGGACGCCGAGCGGCTGCTGCGCAACGGTGAGCTGGTCGGCGTCTTCCCGGAGGGGTTCAAGGGCATCGGCAAGCTCTACTCCGACCGGTACAAGCTGCAACGCTTCGGCCGGGGCGGCTTCGTTTCGGCGGCGCTGCGTACCGGCACGCCGATCGTCCCGGTGGCCATCGTCGGCGCCGAGGAGACCTACCCGATGCTGGCCGACCTCAAGCCGCTCGCGCGCCTGCTCAAGCTCCCCTACTTCCCGGTCACCCCGACCTTCCCCTGGCTGGGGCCGCTGGGCCTGGTGCCGCTGCCGAGCAAGTGGATGATCCAGTTCTGCCCGCCGATCCCCACCGCGCACCTGACCGACTCGGCGGACGACCCGCTGGTCGTGTTCAACCTCGCCGACCAGGTCCGGGAGACCATCCAGCAGACCCTCCACCAGCTCCTGGAACGCCGTCCCGACCCGTTCGGCCCCTGA
- a CDS encoding NAD-dependent epimerase/dehydratase family protein, which produces MTPGGTPGAPGVVVVTGVSRYLGAHVAARLAADPRIERVIGVDPPGAAEPADLLDRVERVRVDAGSVGDLLVDLEVDAVVHLALVSAPDRQQGGRAAMKEQNVIGTMQLLAACQRASRLRKVVVRSSTAAYGVSFRDPAVFTEETEPREVPRGGFGRDILDIEGYVRGFRRRRPDVTATVLRFAPFIGSTADTTLTRYFRQPVVPTVLGRDPRLQFLHFDDALEVLHRSIVEDHPGTYNVAGPGVLSLSQAIRRAGRLEVPVLEPGLSGAVALARTLGYGRLGLDQVDLFVHGRVVDTSRLVEEYGFTPRSTAAAFDDFIRAHHGGVVVTRDQLAAAEQAVLAGIRQVRAAVREQS; this is translated from the coding sequence ATGACCCCCGGTGGCACCCCAGGTGCTCCGGGGGTCGTCGTCGTGACCGGGGTCAGCCGCTACCTCGGCGCACACGTGGCCGCCCGGCTCGCCGCCGACCCCCGGATCGAACGGGTGATCGGCGTCGACCCGCCCGGTGCGGCGGAGCCGGCCGACCTGCTCGACCGGGTCGAGCGGGTGCGCGTCGACGCCGGCTCGGTCGGAGACCTCCTGGTCGACCTGGAGGTCGACGCGGTGGTCCACCTCGCGCTGGTCAGCGCCCCCGACCGGCAGCAGGGCGGCCGGGCGGCGATGAAGGAACAGAACGTCATCGGCACCATGCAGCTCCTCGCCGCCTGTCAGCGGGCGTCCCGGCTGCGCAAGGTCGTCGTCCGGTCGTCGACCGCCGCCTACGGGGTCTCCTTCCGTGATCCGGCCGTCTTCACCGAGGAGACCGAGCCGCGCGAGGTACCGCGCGGCGGGTTCGGCCGCGACATCCTGGACATCGAGGGGTACGTCCGCGGCTTCCGCCGTCGCCGCCCCGACGTCACCGCGACCGTGCTGCGCTTCGCGCCGTTCATCGGCTCCACCGCCGACACCACGCTGACCCGGTACTTCCGTCAGCCGGTCGTCCCCACCGTCCTCGGCCGGGACCCCCGGTTGCAGTTCCTCCACTTCGACGACGCGCTGGAGGTGCTGCACCGCTCGATCGTCGAGGACCATCCCGGCACCTACAACGTCGCCGGTCCGGGCGTGCTCTCGCTCTCGCAGGCGATCCGCCGGGCCGGTCGGCTCGAGGTGCCGGTGCTGGAACCCGGGCTCTCCGGGGCGGTCGCGCTCGCCCGTACCCTCGGGTACGGCCGACTCGGCCTCGACCAGGTCGACCTCTTCGTGCACGGCCGGGTGGTCGACACCAGCCGGCTCGTCGAGGAGTACGGCTTCACCCCGCGTTCCACCGCTGCCGCCTTCGACGACTTCATCCGCGCCCACCACGGTGGGGTCGTGGTGACCCGTGACCAGCTCGCCGCCGCCGAGCAGGCCGTCCTCGCCGGCATCCGGCAGGTCCGGGCGGCCGTGCGGGAGCAGTCGTGA
- a CDS encoding 30S ribosomal protein bS22: protein MGSVVKKRRKRMAKKKHRKLLRKTRVQRRRLGK, encoded by the coding sequence ATGGGCTCGGTGGTCAAGAAGCGCCGCAAGCGCATGGCTAAGAAGAAGCACCGCAAGCTGCTGCGCAAGACCCGCGTCCAGCGTCGCCGTCTCGGCAAGTGA
- a CDS encoding helix-turn-helix domain-containing protein, which produces MAGSQSDGRLSEVKFLTVAEVAAVMRVSKMTVYRLVHSGELTAVRVGRSFRVPEHAVHEYLRGAFSETA; this is translated from the coding sequence ATGGCCGGGTCGCAGTCCGACGGACGGCTGTCGGAGGTCAAGTTCCTCACCGTCGCCGAGGTGGCGGCGGTCATGCGGGTGTCGAAGATGACGGTCTACCGGCTCGTGCACAGCGGTGAGCTGACCGCCGTGCGGGTCGGACGGTCGTTCCGGGTGCCCGAACACGCGGTGCACGAGTACCTGCGTGGAGCGTTCTCCGAGACGGCCTGA
- a CDS encoding PadR family transcriptional regulator, with protein sequence MAPTGPRLTPQTVEVLRLFLAAPDQPRYGRDIARQTRLKTGTLHPILARLELAGWVESFWEDPAAHEAQGRPRRRYYRLTPDGVRVARAAVAGPSGDAGPEATPPALHPNPGSSRTTGVPGSGQELPGHIGSRRKNS encoded by the coding sequence ATGGCTCCCACCGGCCCCCGGCTCACCCCGCAGACGGTCGAGGTGCTGCGGCTGTTCCTCGCCGCGCCGGACCAGCCCCGGTACGGCCGGGACATCGCCCGCCAGACACGGCTGAAGACCGGCACACTGCACCCGATCCTGGCCCGGTTGGAGCTGGCCGGCTGGGTGGAGAGCTTCTGGGAGGACCCGGCCGCGCACGAGGCCCAGGGCCGGCCGCGCCGCCGGTACTACCGGCTCACCCCCGACGGGGTACGGGTGGCCCGCGCGGCCGTCGCCGGCCCGTCGGGTGACGCGGGCCCCGAGGCGACCCCGCCCGCCCTGCACCCGAATCCCGGTTCCAGCCGCACGACCGGGGTGCCGGGCTCCGGTCAAGAGTTACCGGGCCACATTGGCAGCAGGCGAAAGAATAGCTGA
- a CDS encoding proline dehydrogenase family protein — MLRSVILAAARSSRVERLVETAPYTRDVVRRFVAGAGTDDALRATRGLVADGLTVTLDYLGEDTVNPEQANAARDEYLALLGGLRDGGLTPAAEVSVKLSALGQKFDEQLAYDHARAICVAADEAGTRVTLDMEEHTTTDSTLDILSKLRKDHPGTGAVLQAYLRRTEADCRDLATAGSRVRLCKGAYREPESVAYQSARDVDRSYVRCMNVLMSGDGYLMLATHDPRLIGIGEDRARWFDRGPDSFEFQMLYGIRPDEQTRLVAAGYTVRTYVPYGDQWYGYLMRRLAERPANLAFFGRALLSRK, encoded by the coding sequence ATGCTCCGTTCGGTCATCCTCGCCGCCGCCCGGTCATCCCGGGTCGAGCGGCTCGTCGAGACGGCTCCCTACACGCGGGACGTCGTCCGCCGGTTCGTCGCCGGCGCCGGTACCGACGACGCGTTGCGCGCAACCCGCGGGCTCGTCGCCGACGGCCTCACGGTCACCCTCGACTACCTGGGCGAGGACACCGTCAACCCCGAGCAGGCCAACGCCGCCCGGGACGAGTACCTCGCCCTGCTGGGGGGGCTGCGCGACGGCGGGCTCACCCCGGCCGCCGAGGTCAGCGTGAAGCTCTCCGCTCTCGGCCAGAAGTTCGACGAGCAGCTCGCCTACGACCACGCGCGGGCCATCTGTGTCGCCGCCGACGAGGCGGGCACCAGGGTCACCCTGGACATGGAGGAGCACACCACCACCGATTCGACGTTGGACATCCTGTCCAAGCTCCGCAAGGACCACCCCGGCACCGGGGCGGTGCTCCAGGCGTACCTGCGGCGGACCGAGGCGGACTGCCGGGACCTGGCCACCGCCGGTTCCCGGGTCCGGCTCTGCAAGGGCGCGTACCGGGAGCCGGAGTCGGTGGCGTACCAGTCGGCCCGGGACGTGGACCGCTCCTACGTGCGCTGCATGAACGTGCTGATGTCCGGCGACGGCTACCTGATGCTCGCCACCCACGACCCCCGCCTGATCGGGATCGGGGAGGACCGGGCGCGCTGGTTCGACCGGGGGCCGGACAGCTTCGAGTTCCAGATGCTCTACGGCATCCGGCCCGATGAGCAGACCCGGCTGGTCGCCGCCGGGTACACCGTTCGGACGTACGTGCCCTACGGCGACCAGTGGTACGGCTACCTCATGCGGCGGCTCGCCGAGCGCCCGGCCAACCTCGCCTTCTTCGGTCGCGCCCTGCTCTCCCGGAAGTGA
- a CDS encoding glutathionylspermidine synthase family protein: MRRETRAPRPGWWETIREQGLVYAETELPDGELMSYWDETAAYAFDLAEVLRLEEATEELHRMSVATAEHVVARHRYADFGIPAWAAEAVARSLRERPPSLYGRFDLWYDGSWPPKLLEYNADTPTSLVEAGIIQWYWLEQTRPDLDQWNSLHERLVGAWHRIGRGLHDPTVHVFWSREEDSGEDQMTAGYLAECARQAGLKAELMPIQEIGWDGRRFVDRFDRPITTCFKLYPWEWMVAEPYGRLALEPGTPTTWIEPAWKLLLSNKALLAVLWELYPGHELLLPAYLDSPRGMDEYVVKPLLGREGGSVRIVTAGGAEISNPGIYGDEGWCYQEFRALPEFAGNRVVLGSWIVDGESAGAGIRESESLITDGYARFLPHYIDAPRT, encoded by the coding sequence GTGCGCCGGGAGACCCGCGCGCCCCGGCCCGGCTGGTGGGAGACGATCCGCGAGCAGGGGCTGGTCTACGCCGAGACCGAGCTGCCCGACGGCGAACTCATGTCGTACTGGGACGAGACCGCGGCGTACGCCTTCGACCTGGCCGAGGTGCTCCGGCTGGAGGAGGCGACCGAGGAGCTGCACCGGATGTCGGTCGCCACCGCCGAGCACGTGGTGGCCCGCCACCGGTACGCCGACTTCGGCATCCCGGCGTGGGCGGCCGAGGCGGTGGCCCGGTCGCTGCGCGAGCGACCGCCCAGCCTCTACGGCCGGTTCGACCTCTGGTACGACGGCTCCTGGCCGCCGAAGTTGCTGGAGTACAACGCCGACACCCCCACCAGCCTGGTCGAGGCGGGCATCATCCAGTGGTACTGGCTGGAGCAGACCCGGCCCGACCTGGACCAGTGGAACAGCCTGCACGAACGGCTGGTGGGCGCCTGGCACCGGATCGGGCGGGGCCTGCACGACCCCACCGTGCACGTGTTCTGGTCGCGGGAGGAGGACTCCGGCGAGGACCAGATGACCGCCGGCTACCTCGCCGAGTGTGCCCGGCAGGCCGGGCTCAAGGCCGAGCTGATGCCGATCCAGGAGATCGGCTGGGACGGCCGCCGCTTCGTCGACCGGTTCGACCGGCCGATCACCACCTGTTTCAAGCTCTACCCCTGGGAGTGGATGGTCGCCGAGCCGTACGGGCGGCTCGCCCTGGAGCCGGGCACGCCGACCACCTGGATCGAGCCCGCCTGGAAGCTGCTGCTCTCCAACAAGGCGCTGCTGGCCGTCCTCTGGGAGCTGTACCCCGGGCACGAGCTGCTGCTCCCGGCGTACCTCGACTCGCCCCGGGGGATGGACGAGTACGTGGTCAAGCCCCTGCTCGGCCGGGAGGGTGGGTCGGTCCGGATCGTCACGGCCGGCGGTGCCGAGATCAGCAACCCGGGCATCTACGGCGACGAGGGCTGGTGCTACCAGGAGTTCCGGGCACTGCCGGAGTTCGCCGGAAACCGGGTGGTGCTGGGCAGCTGGATCGTCGACGGCGAGTCGGCCGGCGCGGGCATCCGGGAGAGCGAGAGCCTGATCACCGACGGCTACGCCCGGTTCCTGCCCCACTACATCGATGCGCCACGCACCTGA
- a CDS encoding CGNR zinc finger domain-containing protein, whose translation MNFDAYARNGVDLVNARLDDLDDLQSLLPGDDAGLREEITERDLATFRRARKRLRGVFEYGASGQDAEAVAELNALLETYPVHPHISGHDSSDWHMHPASRGASVAVDYLAGAVWGLAVWLCEYGSARFGVCADERCGNVYLDTSSNCCRRFCSERCATRSHVAAHRARKRAATVEQPLTPVS comes from the coding sequence GTGAACTTCGACGCGTACGCCCGGAACGGCGTTGACCTCGTCAACGCCCGCCTGGACGACCTCGACGACCTGCAATCCCTGCTCCCCGGTGACGACGCGGGGCTGCGCGAAGAGATCACGGAACGGGATCTGGCGACCTTCCGCCGGGCACGGAAACGGCTGCGTGGTGTCTTCGAGTACGGCGCCTCCGGCCAGGACGCCGAGGCCGTCGCCGAGCTGAACGCCCTGCTGGAGACGTACCCGGTGCACCCGCACATCTCCGGGCACGATTCCAGCGACTGGCACATGCACCCGGCGAGCCGGGGCGCCTCGGTCGCCGTCGACTACCTGGCCGGCGCGGTCTGGGGGCTGGCGGTGTGGCTCTGCGAATACGGCAGCGCCCGGTTCGGAGTCTGCGCCGACGAGCGGTGCGGCAACGTGTACCTGGACACGTCGTCCAACTGCTGCCGGCGGTTCTGCTCGGAGCGCTGCGCCACCCGGTCCCACGTGGCCGCCCACCGGGCCCGCAAGCGCGCCGCCACCGTCGAGCAGCCCCTCACGCCGGTCAGCTGA
- a CDS encoding sugar phosphate isomerase/epimerase family protein — translation MTSRVPVLLSSSSVFPEPTAAAFQLAAALGYDGVEVMVWTDAVSQDAGALRGLAAHYGVPVLSVHAPCLLVTQRVWSPDPWERLRKAAELAESLEAPTVVVHPPFTWQRDYARGFADGIAEIGQRHGGLRFAVENMYPVRMAGRQFVPYLPGWDPTDTGYDAYTLDLSHCAASHTDALAMADRMGDRLAHVHLGDGTGEGRDEHLVPGRGTQPCAGLLSSLAGRGFTGSVAVEVATRGAKSRAVREADLRAALDFARQHLAAPSPVDA, via the coding sequence GTGACTTCCCGCGTCCCGGTGCTCCTCTCCAGCTCCTCGGTCTTCCCCGAGCCGACCGCGGCGGCGTTCCAGTTGGCTGCGGCGCTCGGCTACGACGGCGTCGAGGTGATGGTCTGGACGGATGCCGTCAGCCAGGACGCCGGTGCGCTGCGCGGTCTCGCGGCGCACTACGGCGTGCCGGTCCTGTCGGTGCACGCGCCCTGCCTCCTGGTCACCCAGCGGGTGTGGAGCCCCGACCCGTGGGAGCGGCTACGGAAGGCGGCCGAGCTGGCCGAGAGCCTGGAAGCCCCGACCGTGGTCGTCCACCCACCCTTCACCTGGCAGCGCGACTACGCCCGGGGCTTCGCCGACGGCATCGCGGAGATCGGCCAACGGCACGGCGGGCTGCGGTTCGCGGTGGAGAACATGTACCCGGTGCGGATGGCGGGACGGCAGTTCGTGCCGTACCTGCCCGGCTGGGACCCGACCGACACGGGGTACGACGCGTACACCCTCGACCTGTCGCACTGCGCCGCCTCGCACACCGACGCGCTGGCGATGGCCGACCGGATGGGTGACCGGCTGGCCCACGTCCACCTCGGCGACGGCACCGGCGAGGGGCGCGACGAGCACCTGGTGCCGGGGCGCGGCACCCAGCCCTGCGCCGGGCTGCTCTCCTCGCTGGCCGGCCGGGGCTTCACCGGTTCGGTGGCGGTGGAGGTGGCCACCCGGGGCGCGAAGAGTCGCGCGGTCCGCGAGGCCGACCTGCGTGCCGCCCTCGACTTCGCCCGCCAGCACCTCGCCGCCCCCTCTCCGGTCGACGCCTGA
- a CDS encoding Ppx/GppA phosphatase family protein, translated as MRLGVLDVGSNTVHLLVVDAHRGAHPWPAHSEKVVLRLAEQLGPDGALTRAGADALVEAVEAARQATADLATDDLIAFATSAVRDATNATEVLARVRDEAGVRLEVLAGADEARLTFLAVRRWFGWSAGRLLVLDIGGGSLEVAAGIDEDPDVAVSLPLGAGRLTRERLGVDPSTATPPSPEVVDELREYVDTMLDPVVEQMTRVGWERPVATSKTFRTLARLAGAAPSSAGLWAPRRLTRTGLRQVLTFIRHIPPVQLAGVEGVSAGRSHQLLAGAVVAEAVLRRLDVEALDVCPWALREGVILRRLDQLESV; from the coding sequence ATGCGACTGGGTGTCCTCGACGTCGGTTCCAACACGGTCCACCTGTTGGTGGTGGACGCGCACCGCGGTGCCCACCCGTGGCCGGCGCACTCCGAGAAGGTGGTGCTCCGCCTCGCCGAGCAGCTCGGGCCGGACGGGGCGCTGACCCGGGCCGGGGCGGACGCGCTGGTCGAGGCGGTCGAGGCGGCGCGCCAGGCGACCGCCGACCTGGCCACCGACGACCTGATCGCCTTCGCCACCTCCGCCGTCCGCGACGCCACCAACGCCACCGAGGTGCTGGCCCGGGTCCGGGACGAGGCCGGCGTACGCCTGGAGGTGCTGGCCGGGGCGGACGAGGCGCGGCTGACCTTCCTGGCGGTGCGGCGGTGGTTCGGCTGGTCCGCCGGCCGGCTGCTGGTGCTGGACATCGGCGGCGGCTCGCTGGAGGTGGCCGCCGGGATCGACGAGGACCCGGACGTGGCGGTGTCCCTGCCGCTCGGCGCGGGTCGGCTGACCCGTGAGCGGCTCGGAGTCGACCCGAGCACCGCCACCCCGCCCTCGCCCGAGGTCGTCGACGAGCTGCGGGAGTACGTCGACACGATGCTGGACCCGGTGGTCGAGCAGATGACGCGGGTGGGTTGGGAACGGCCGGTCGCCACCTCCAAGACGTTCCGGACCCTGGCCCGGCTGGCCGGGGCGGCCCCGTCCAGCGCCGGTCTCTGGGCACCCCGTCGGCTCACCCGTACCGGGCTGCGCCAGGTGCTCACCTTCATCCGGCACATCCCGCCGGTTCAGCTCGCCGGTGTGGAGGGGGTCAGCGCCGGCCGTTCGCACCAGCTCCTGGCCGGGGCGGTGGTGGCCGAGGCGGTGCTCCGCCGGCTGGACGTCGAGGCCCTGGACGTCTGCCCCTGGGCGCTGCGGGAGGGGGTCATCCTCCGCCGGCTGGATCAGCTCGAGTCAGTGTAA
- a CDS encoding response regulator transcription factor, giving the protein MSRVLVVEDEESFSDALSYMLRKEGFEVSVAATGTSALTEFDRTGADIVLLDLMLPEMSGTEVCRQLRQRSHVPIIMVTARDSEIDKVVGLEIGADDYVTKPYSPRELVARIRAVLRRQSVEAAEPGGPTLAAGPVRMDIERHVVTVDGAPVQLPLKEFELLELLLRNAGRVLTRGQLIDRVWGADYVGDTKTLDVHVKRLRSKVEPEPSAPRYIITVRGLGYKFEP; this is encoded by the coding sequence GTGAGCCGCGTTCTGGTGGTCGAGGACGAGGAGTCCTTCTCCGACGCCCTGTCGTACATGCTCCGGAAGGAGGGCTTCGAGGTGTCGGTCGCCGCGACCGGGACGTCCGCCCTCACCGAGTTCGACCGGACGGGCGCGGACATCGTCCTGCTCGACCTGATGCTCCCGGAGATGTCCGGTACGGAGGTGTGCCGTCAGCTCCGCCAGCGGTCCCACGTGCCGATCATCATGGTCACCGCCCGGGACAGCGAGATCGACAAGGTGGTCGGCCTGGAGATCGGGGCGGACGACTACGTCACCAAGCCGTACTCGCCCCGGGAGCTGGTCGCCCGGATCCGGGCGGTGCTGCGGCGGCAGAGCGTCGAGGCCGCCGAGCCCGGTGGGCCGACGCTGGCCGCCGGCCCGGTCCGGATGGACATCGAACGGCACGTGGTGACCGTCGACGGTGCGCCGGTGCAGCTGCCGCTCAAGGAGTTCGAGCTGCTGGAGCTGCTGCTGCGTAACGCCGGCCGGGTGCTCACCCGGGGCCAGTTGATCGACCGGGTCTGGGGCGCGGACTACGTCGGCGACACCAAGACCCTCGACGTGCACGTCAAGCGGCTGCGCTCGAAGGTCGAGCCGGAGCCGTCCGCGCCGCGCTACATCATCACGGTGCGTGGCCTCGGCTACAAGTTCGAGCCGTAG
- a CDS encoding sensor histidine kinase, with amino-acid sequence MDWATTVGAVLALVIGLVIGLLLARYALRPRAPRTGAAGPGWNTAGRTAMPDDQQAGLSGLGRRTIDSLRAGVVVLDADDQPVLVNPAARAMGLLRTGTTPGSMAAHPLIRTLAGQVRRTGVRREIELDLPRGRHNVGPDPLGVHLRAMGIGGGHVAVEAVDVTESHRLARVRRDFVANVSHELKTPIGALQLLAEALLDATEPAGPSIAGAAGPTDADRSADVAAARRFAERIQHESTRLGRLVQELLELTRLQGAEPQPAPEPVAVDWVVAEVLDRTRTTAAARRVAVAVAGERGLTVYGNDNQIATAVANLVENAIIYSGEDTTVTVTVGSGDEHVQIAVADQGIGIAPTDVDRIFERFYRADQARSRSTGGTGLGLAIVKHIASNHGGRVEVSSTLGGGSTFTLRLPARPPDDLAATLQSAEIEAGPAELRQV; translated from the coding sequence GTGGACTGGGCAACGACGGTCGGCGCGGTGCTGGCCCTGGTGATCGGGCTGGTCATCGGGCTCCTGCTGGCCCGGTACGCCCTTCGGCCGCGCGCCCCGCGCACGGGCGCCGCAGGACCCGGGTGGAACACGGCAGGGAGGACCGCGATGCCCGACGACCAGCAGGCAGGCCTCTCCGGGCTCGGCCGGAGAACGATCGACTCGCTCCGGGCCGGCGTGGTCGTGCTCGACGCCGACGACCAGCCGGTGCTGGTCAACCCGGCGGCCCGGGCGATGGGGCTGCTCCGGACCGGTACCACCCCAGGATCGATGGCGGCCCACCCGTTGATCCGTACCCTGGCGGGGCAGGTGCGGCGCACCGGCGTGCGCCGCGAAATCGAGCTCGACCTGCCCCGGGGTCGCCACAACGTCGGACCGGACCCGCTCGGGGTGCACCTGCGGGCGATGGGCATCGGCGGTGGTCACGTGGCCGTCGAGGCCGTCGACGTGACCGAGTCGCACCGCCTCGCCCGGGTCCGCCGCGACTTCGTGGCCAACGTCAGCCACGAGCTGAAGACCCCGATCGGCGCGCTGCAACTGCTCGCCGAGGCCCTGCTGGACGCCACCGAACCGGCTGGACCGAGCATCGCCGGAGCGGCCGGTCCGACCGACGCCGACCGTTCGGCGGACGTGGCGGCCGCCCGCCGGTTCGCCGAACGGATCCAGCACGAGTCGACCCGACTGGGGCGGCTGGTGCAGGAGCTGCTGGAGCTGACCCGGTTGCAGGGCGCCGAGCCGCAGCCCGCCCCCGAACCGGTGGCGGTGGACTGGGTCGTCGCCGAGGTGCTCGACCGGACGCGTACCACGGCCGCCGCCCGCCGGGTGGCCGTCGCCGTCGCGGGCGAGCGGGGCCTGACCGTGTACGGCAACGACAACCAGATCGCCACGGCCGTGGCGAACCTGGTGGAGAACGCGATCATCTACTCCGGCGAGGACACCACGGTCACCGTCACGGTCGGTAGCGGCGACGAGCACGTCCAGATCGCTGTCGCGGACCAGGGCATCGGTATCGCCCCGACCGACGTGGACCGGATCTTCGAACGGTTCTACCGTGCCGACCAGGCCCGTTCCCGCTCCACCGGTGGCACCGGCCTGGGTCTGGCCATCGTCAAGCACATCGCCAGCAACCATGGCGGACGGGTCGAGGTGTCGAGCACTCTTGGTGGTGGCTCGACGTTCACCCTCCGGCTGCCCGCCCGTCCGCCGGACGACCTGGCGGCGACACTCCAGTCCGCTGAGATCGAGGCCGGCCCGGCCGAGCTCCGGCAGGTCTGA